A single Plasmodium yoelii strain 17X genome assembly, chromosome: 10 DNA region contains:
- a CDS encoding selenoprotein, putative, whose translation MNNNDEKNDYESILKNRKLKYENLRRNNSSYNKYIVPIINLFNGILNFLKQLFNILAIFFRTLFGMPTQRSPYNGKGNNDNDDFYKKPKTGNIGRSRIMELKNISACLGSTUG comes from the exons atgaataacaacgacgaaaaaaatgattatgaaagtattttaaaaaatagaaaacTGAAGTATGAAAATTTAAGACGAAATAATTCTTCctataacaaatatattgtcCCAATAATTAACCTTTTTAATGGAATTTTGAATTTTCTGAAACAACTTTTtaatatt ttagctatattttttaggaCTTTATTTGGAATGCCCACTCAGCGAAGT CCATATAATGGAAAAGGAAATAATGACAATGatgatttttataaaaaaccTAAAACTGGTAATATTGGGAGAAGTAGAATAAtggaattaaaaaacataagTGCCTGTTTAGGAAGTACATGAGGATAA
- a CDS encoding dynein light chain, putative, giving the protein MEKNYKIVKYGNNFNVSKELRSYMLKIMKEYKDYFEKEFIKNCNLENNINLMENLEIKEDNDYNEDVFIKNQKSFHIYDFFNLSLLFPIKILNQNGKSIIQLISEDNTPNDLNMIQTILKNIEQTEMDKLRFFHIENIIYELIDELIRQIAVDCPKRGFSLIVINNEIKKNIDYYKRLIEIIEHNNNMNTEKFNEMQRKYSIMIEQLSVEENNLKEKLADIQNELELLRNTNKKKAQENRNKMEIQYDLLKHNESLLEKIKEIYDKQGEI; this is encoded by the exons atggaaaaaaattacaaaatt GTTAAATATGGAAACAATTTTAATGTGAGCAAAGAATTAAGGTCTTACATGTTGAAGATTATGAAAGAATATAAAGATTATTTTGAAAaggaatttattaaaaattgtaacTTAGAGaacaatattaatttaatggAAAATTTAGAAATCAAAGAAGA CAATGATTACAATGAAGatgtatttattaaaaatcaaaaaagtTTCCATATTTATGATTTCTTTAACTTATCTCTATTATTTccaataaaaattttgaatcAAAATGGAAAATCAATAATACAG ttAATATCAGAGGATAATACTCCAAATGACTTAAATATGATCCAAACAATTCTTAAAAATATCGAACAAACCGAAATGGACAAATTAAGATTTTttcatatagaaaatataatatacgaACTAATAg ACGAATTAATTAGACAAATTGCTGTCGATTGTCCTAAGCGTGGATTTTCCTTAATAGT GATAAAtaacgaaataaaaaaaaatattgattaCTACAAAAGATTGATAGAAATAATTGAgcacaataataatatgaatactGAAAAGTTCAATGAAATGCAACGAAAATATAGCATCATG ATAGAGCAATTATCTGTGGAAGAAAATAACCTAAAAGAAAAGTTAGCTGACATACAAAATGAACTTGAACTATTAAGAAA CACAAACAAAAAGAAAGCCCAAGAAAATAGGAATAAAATGGAGATACAG TACGATTTGTTAAAACATAATGAATCACTACtggaaaaaattaaagaaatttATGATAAGCAAGGAGAAAtttaa
- a CDS encoding condensin complex subunit 1, putative, with protein MLQGKIKKFKVPLDNSVDNFLKDIKIKKNEYVCACEAEDLDNISLNCESIIKLFNFINESYSNVLLLLTQEGFDYLLNYIRICDNFDDFEHEKIFGCLIILAEKSVDIYKNYFKCLEKYNKKNEWNNGVQILNMIINENNNIMNMVIECLDQNYKEYYATDKKSKFTFFDLNEILISYFNALTFIYINIFNSYYNSKFLKQQNTEIVVNVQRGRKKIKKDNEEEKNIAIKNLNSLLNNIVLLLSVVDFNLLYDQVNISVVDIYVQFFLNIYIINQENNNNSNSSNNIINITAYHDSISMIVSKLLKLYIKEESTNFENKDEEKNEIIENSKRDVNDKNSGDNEKSDNVENGTVDNEPKNDHIVKENVYGTNFYSYSFTYIFLNVCKKCTNVNVCDSLLIAKNTSIPRIIIKEFVDYIKDNSLLYLNLNLQSHSQNEIINILNILEYLSKNLSLHLLDFLKDFIDMLGIDIYYIRKYIFDIFKNFIILAKSWEEIKEARDIQDMPIKGNKNEMTNRKRNRRSKIYGIDSEDEDEFFKRKKGSGNNGHAENDEDNSSCFFSSNDEKDDDNSEESDVDDDFKRGGKGKSKKSKQKKGDKKNRNSNKRNNNGEHGTDKKQDNQNARKKKVTNFLNNLSSNINDSNINTTYKDIINKIILEDSEFLQLCFKECLKNRSFIMNVLISRQYDAKLHVRCHLLKILHELIENNFIPLNYYNNICLICSERINDKSPLVRQRAFALLSCIASDVVNNKYVIPLDTNKIKRELLSLNKRKDLMIEKENKENGVCESGGIGMEKKDKMNENVSNKDKNKKKHINLSDSDSDDANSENETCREKVNDPEKDDDIDSVESFLSDDKNKRRNSNANNSKYDLLIKMYNEVLSISMIVDNCVDICFKLLYSIVDADQKSSIKFLILAHMCGNKKAGEHMNNVWSLIFSNNNSIIEIIINEFINVNICYEDYRISAFRLINIIINSKLKDIASIEKIMECLLMNEKSNLSISKLLDELFNIIFVDTFSENKNMIIKEGALLLMKILCHSIHTVNTKKGKKEQYFFFTNKRKHLIILFINQYKDNMHFINLLILILKYNNTNKIIQSLLIILFNLVFDHIINDKKDSTLCNSIFDSIDSPQYKNKISRIKTIKDVNDESNGIVDDTINPKIKSNEYVEHFYLNDDLNIWLKCSQSIVESMYEHFDDFIVIFTVKIKNLLNGLFGNNNGDNNSKNLDYKGSKLKKKTEKGDNLNNIPCSTLTKFIFVLGHLGLYTYIYAEKVQNKLKKLSLKNENNYGMCTKEEKDREYFDYIVEHMIVCNNLLGKKLVPLLFLIINNPEKFFNECLIVEENNMCDDISKKQNKDYIHFNNCQKMEEKIYMYYDMYALIFVCLLTLCKFSIISQSFCQKITSSCSKISIIQLIVSIIIEEENQIFGKTAKLLSLNRDNNIGSDTQQNWDDDREYNGDNNDYLSIEDKRGENHKKINQGNDFEYIQNTILYKTISNIRKMLLISYADLLYRHPNILEPYNKYIFKVLNDKDINMRRTAVSVFTHLFMTDTVKAKNTLLVHMMYLTNDTDDKISSGSKSFFYELNRKSSITLVNNICDMVSVLANNERKLTYKMNKEILEFLLSFIKKSKYNETLVEKIFKKMKETNINKSDALHLYMQVLLNIQIDEKVLSRINKCFPLIRYIIRENQYVHDNLVLICKKATEKKRGRPADETQQQQQQQQKNQANGNENEKEKEKEEKNENDKSESKMRELAEEILGKIESTTNKAKNLAKAAKIKNENEIIKNEEDAVGNDDEVYSNEE; from the coding sequence ATGCTGCAGGggaagataaaaaaatttaaagtgCCGCTAGACAATAGCgttgataattttttaaaggacataaaaataaaaaaaaatgaatatgtgTGTGCGTGTGAAGCAGAAGATCTTGATAATATAAGCTTAAATTGTGAGTccataattaaattatttaattttataaatgagAGTTATAGTAATGTGTTGCTATTATTAACACAGGAAGGATTTGATTAtttattgaattatataagGATATGTGATAATTTCGATGACTTTGAGCACGAAAAGATATTTGggtgtttaattatattggCTGAAAAAAgtgttgatatatataaaaattattttaagtgtttagaaaaatataataaaaaaaatgaatggaATAATGGAGttcaaatattaaatatgattataaatgaaaataataatattatgaatATGGTTATAGAATGCTTAGATCAAAATTATAAGGAGTATTATGCAACtgataaaaaaagtaaatttacattttttgatttaaatgaaatattaatttCTTATTTTAACGCTCtgacatttatatatataaatatatttaatagttATTATAACAgcaaatttttaaaacagCAGAATACAGAAATTGTTGTAAATGTTCAAAGgggaagaaaaaaaataaaaaaagataatgaAGAAGAGAAGAATATTGccataaaaaatttaaactcacttttaaataatatagttttattGCTGAGTGTTGTCGATTTTAATCTTTTGTATGATCAGGTAAATATATCTGTAGTGGATATATATgtccaattttttttaaatatatatattataaatcaagagaataataataatagtaatagtagtaataatattattaacattacGGCTTACCATGACTCTATATCTATGATTGTTAGTAAGCTACTAAAACTATATATTAAAGAGGAAAGCacaaattttgaaaataaggATGAAgagaaaaatgaaataatcgAAAACTCAAAACGTGAtgttaatgataaaaatagtgGTGATAACGAAAAAAGTGATAATGTGGAGAATGGTACAGTCGATAATGAACCTAAAAATGATCATATTGTAAAAGAAAATGTGTATGGTActaatttttattcctattcttttacttatatatttttaaatgtgtGTAAAAAATGTACGAATGTAAACGTGTGTGATTCGCTACTAATTGCGAAAAATACGTCGATACCtagaattataataaaagaatttgttgattatataaaagataattccttgttatatttaaatttgaaTTTGCAATCGCATTCACAGAACGAAATAATcaacattttaaatattttggaATATTTGTCTAAAAATTTAAGTTTACATTTGCTTGATTTTTTGAAAGATTTTATAGACATGCTAggtattgatatatattatataaggaaatatatttttgacatatttaaaaattttataattttagccAAATCTTGGGAAGAGATAAAGGAAGCACGTGATATTCAGGACATGCCCAttaaaggaaataaaaatgagaTGACAAATAGAAAAAGGAATCGACGAAGTAAAATATATGGAATAGATAGTGAAGATGAAgatgaattttttaaaagaaaaaaaggaagTGGTAATAATGGACATGCTGAAAACGATGAAGACAATAGTAGTTGTTTTTTTAGTTCAAATGATGAGaaagatgatgataataGTGAAGAGAGCGATGTAGATGATGATTTTAAACGTGGTGGAAAGGGAAAGAGTAAAAAATCAAAGCAAAAAAAAggagataaaaaaaatcgaaataGTAATAAACGTAATAACAATGGAGAACATGGTACAGATAAAAAACAAGATAATCAAAATGcaaggaaaaaaaaagttacaaattttttaaataatcttTCTTCAAATATTAATGATAGTAATATTAATACAActtataaagatataataaataaaataattttggaAGATTCTgaatttttacaattatgttttaaagaatgtttaaaaaatagaTCTTTTATTATGAATGTGTTAATATCTAGACAATATGATGCAAAATTACATGTACGatgtcatttattaaaaatattacacgaattaattgaaaataattttattccattaaattattacaataatatatgtttgaTATGTAGTGAAAGGATTAATGATAAGTCACCTTTAGTTAGACAGAGAGCATTTGCATTACTTTCATGTATAGCTAGCGATGtagtaaataataaatatgtgaTTCCATTAGATactaacaaaataaaaagggAGCTACTCAGTTTGAACAAAAGAAAAGATTTGATGATTGAgaaagaaaataaagaaaatggtGTATGTGAATCAGGAGGTATAGgaatggaaaaaaaagataaaatgaaTGAGAATGTTTCAAACAAAGacaagaataaaaaaaagcatATAAACCTTTCGGATAGCGACAGTGACGATGCAAATAGCGAAAATGAAACTTGTAGAGAAAAGGTAAATGATCCAGAAAAAGATGATGACATAGATAGTGTGGAATCATTTTTAAGTGATGATAAGAATAAGAGGAGAAATAGTAATGCTAATAATAGCAAATATGATTtactaataaaaatgtataatgaaGTTTTATCAATTTCTATGATTGTGGATAACTGTGTTGACATATGTTTTAAGCTGCTGTACTCTATAGTGGATGCAGATCAAAAAAGttcaataaaatttttaattttagcaCATATGtgtggaaataaaaaagcaGGAGAACATATGAATAATGTATGGTCTTTAAtatttagtaataataacagtattattgaaataattattaacgagtttataaatgtaaatatatgttatgaAGATTACAGAATTAGTGCATTTAggttaattaatattataataaatagtaaattaaaagatataGCAAGTATTGAAAAGATAATGGAATGTTTATTAATGAATGAAAAGAGCAATTTAAGTATAAGTAAATTATTAGACGAATTATTtaacattatatttgttgATACATTtagtgaaaataaaaatatgattataaAAGAAGGTGCATTATTACTTATGAAGATATTATGTCATTCGATACACACAGTTAATACAAAAAAGGGGAAAAAagaacaatattttttttttactaataaaagaaaacatttaattatattatttattaatcaatataaagataatatgcattttatcaatcttttaattttaatattaaaatataacaatacaaataaaattatacaaagtcttttaattattttattcaatttAGTATTTGATCATATTATAAATGACAAAAAAGATAGCACATTATGCAATTCTATATTTGATTCTATAGATAGTCCGcaatataagaataaaatttcaaggataaaaacaattaaagaTGTAAATGACGAAAGTAATGGTATCGTTGATGATACAATTAACccaaaaattaaaagtaaTGAATATGTcgaacatttttatttgaatgaTGACTTAAACATATGGCTTAAATGCTCTCAATCAATTGTCGAAAGTATGTATGAGCATTTCGAtgattttattgttatatttacggtaaagataaaaaatttgCTAAATGGGTTATTTGGAAACAATAATGGAGATAATAACTCTAAAAACCTTGATTACAAAGGATCGAAACTTAAGAAGAAAACAGAAAAAGGAGATAATTTGAACAATATACCATGCTCaacattaacaaaatttatttttgttttaggGCATTTAGggttatatacatatatatatgcagaGAAGGTACAGAAcaagttaaaaaaattgtcttTAAAAAACGAGAATAATTATGGTATGTGCACAAAGGAAGAAAAGGATAGAGAATATTTTGATTACATAGTTGAACATATGATTGTGTGTAATAACTTACTTGGTAAAAAATTAGtaccattattatttttaataataaataaccCTGAGAAATTTTTTAATGAGTGTTTAATTGTAGAAGAAAACAATATGTGTGATGATATATCAAAGAAACAGAATAAagattatatacattttaataACTGTCAAAAAAtggaagaaaaaatatatatgtattatgaCATGTATGCActtatatttgtttgtttgTTAACATTGTGTAAATTTTCAATTATATCTCAAAGTTTTTGTCAAAAAATAACTAGTAGTTGTAGTAAGATATCTATAATACAACTAATTGTatcaataataatagaaGAAGAAAATCAAATTTTTGGAAAGACTGCAAAGTTGTTATCCTTAAATAGGGATAATAATATTGGAAGTGATACTCAGCAAAATTGGGATGATGATAGAGAATATAATGGGGATAATAACGATTATTTAAGCATTGAAGATAAGAGAGGTGAAAATCATAAGAAAATAAATCAGGGAAATGATTTCGAGTATATACAAAACACGATATTGTATAAGACAATTTCAAATATACGAAAGATGTTATTAATAAGTTATGCAGATTTATTGTATAGACATCCAAATATTTTAGAACcatataacaaatatattttcaaagtGCTAAATGATAAAGACATAAATATGCGAAGAACAGCTGTCTCTGTTTTTACACATTTATTTATGACTGATACTGTAAAAGCAAAAAATACATTACTTGTACATATGATGTATTTAACCAATGATACAGATGATAAAATATCGAGCGGATCAAaatcttttttttatgaacttAACCGTAAATCATCTATTACGTTAGTAAATAATATTTGTGATATGGTATCCGTATTAGCTAACAATGAAAGGAAATTAACatacaaaatgaataaagaaatattagaatttttattatcgtttattaaaaaaagcaAATATAATGAAACACTAGTAGAAaagatatttaaaaaaatgaaagaaacaaatattaataaatcaGATGctttacatttatatatgcaaGTGCTATTAAACATTCAAATAGATGAAAAGGTGTTAAgtagaataaataaatgttttcctttaataagatatattataaggGAAAATCAATATGTGCATGACAATTTAGTACTTATATGCAAAAAAGCAACTGAGAAAAAACGAGGTAGACCAGCAGATGAAACACAACAGCAACAACAACAACAACAAAAAAACCAAGCAAATGGAAATGAGAATGAAAAGGAAAAGGAaaaggaagaaaaaaatgaaaatgataaatctGAAAGTAAAATGAGAGAATTGGCTGAAGAAATACTTGGAAAAATTGAATCTACTACGAATAAAGCAAAAAATCTTGCAAAAGCAgccaaaattaaaaatgaaaacgaaattattaaaaacgAGGAAGATGCAGTAGGAAATGATGATGAAGTGTATAGTAATGAAGAATGA